One genomic window of Thalassoroseus pseudoceratinae includes the following:
- a CDS encoding sodium:solute symporter family protein produces the protein MTQLIIIASYLALLLVLGLLSTRWQKKTSQDYMLASHSIGPVLLLMSLFGTTMTGFALVGSTGEAFKAGVSVYAILASASGIVHSLCFFTLGVRLWTFGRRYGYTTQIQFFRDRLDSNGIGLALFPVLVAMVAVYLLIGVVPAGDMLQAVTKGALPEIFPETDGAIPKWLGSLVICVVVLTYVFFGGMRGTAWANTFQTLVFMTLGVVTFVTISDKIGGAEAATAAVLKQHPEKLALGELGQPGFFSFLLIPLSVGMFPHVFQHWLTAKRASSFKLAIVAHPVFILIVWLPCVLLGVWATSILGPDGNNMFPPDFKPNAVLGVMVARLTDPVLGGLLAAGILAAIMSSLDSQFLCLGTMFTEDIVLHYGGRDKYDERKIVWIARLFIVGIVSIVYGLSLLQLPRLFQLGIWCFSGFAALTPLAFACLYWRRTTVWGAYACVLTVIAVGVPLFIQADYGLNAHYRWFGFHPVAPMCGASAMALIVISLITPAPRQDTIDRFFTPVEVPRN, from the coding sequence GTGACGCAGCTGATCATCATTGCCAGTTACCTCGCGTTGCTGCTTGTTCTGGGTTTGCTTTCAACACGATGGCAGAAGAAGACCAGCCAAGACTACATGCTGGCGAGTCATTCCATCGGGCCGGTGTTACTGTTGATGTCCCTGTTCGGCACCACGATGACGGGCTTCGCACTTGTCGGCTCGACGGGTGAGGCATTCAAAGCTGGCGTGAGCGTATACGCGATCCTTGCCTCGGCCAGTGGAATCGTGCATTCGCTGTGTTTCTTTACACTCGGCGTGAGACTGTGGACATTCGGACGACGGTACGGCTACACGACCCAAATTCAATTCTTCCGCGACCGCTTGGACAGTAACGGCATCGGTTTGGCGTTGTTTCCTGTGTTGGTCGCGATGGTGGCGGTCTATTTGTTGATCGGCGTTGTGCCCGCCGGTGATATGCTGCAAGCTGTCACCAAAGGGGCACTCCCCGAAATCTTCCCCGAGACCGACGGTGCCATTCCAAAGTGGCTGGGTTCACTCGTGATTTGCGTGGTCGTGTTGACCTACGTGTTCTTCGGCGGCATGCGGGGAACAGCGTGGGCGAACACGTTTCAAACCCTTGTCTTCATGACGCTCGGCGTGGTTACGTTCGTTACAATCTCGGACAAAATCGGCGGAGCCGAAGCGGCGACCGCGGCGGTTCTGAAGCAACATCCGGAAAAACTTGCACTCGGCGAACTCGGCCAACCGGGGTTCTTTTCATTCCTGCTGATTCCGCTGTCGGTCGGAATGTTCCCGCATGTTTTTCAACATTGGCTCACCGCCAAACGGGCCAGCTCGTTCAAATTGGCGATCGTGGCTCATCCGGTGTTCATTCTGATCGTGTGGCTGCCCTGCGTATTACTCGGGGTGTGGGCGACTTCGATTCTCGGACCGGATGGCAACAATATGTTCCCGCCCGATTTCAAACCGAACGCAGTCCTCGGCGTGATGGTGGCTCGACTGACCGATCCGGTTCTTGGTGGTTTGCTGGCAGCGGGAATTCTGGCGGCGATTATGTCTTCGTTGGACAGTCAGTTCTTGTGTCTTGGCACGATGTTCACCGAGGACATCGTGTTGCATTACGGTGGACGCGACAAATACGACGAACGCAAAATCGTGTGGATTGCCCGGCTCTTCATTGTCGGAATCGTTTCGATTGTGTACGGATTGAGCTTGCTCCAACTGCCCCGATTGTTCCAATTGGGTATTTGGTGTTTCAGCGGTTTCGCGGCTCTCACGCCGCTTGCGTTTGCGTGTCTGTATTGGCGACGGACCACGGTTTGGGGAGCGTATGCGTGCGTGTTGACGGTGATCGCGGTGGGCGTTCCGTTGTTCATTCAGGCCGACTACGGATTGAACGCCCACTATCGGTGGTTCGGTTTTCATCCGGTCGCTCCGATGTGCGGTGCGTCCGCGATGGCCCTCATCGTCATCAGCTTGATCACGCCGGCACCCCGTCAGGACACGATCGATCGTTTTTTCACTCCCGTTGAAGTTCCACGAAATTAA
- a CDS encoding TRAP transporter permease, giving the protein MKVPLVFDRLRHGLVITLSAMLCLFTLYTVNFWQNIFDQFESPLAIFVGIGLVLCFLTYPTSKKLKDTKIDWGINIVCMLASVVCCGFVVIQTESMFESFWLDGQELGRRAGAFTQTDFIIGIVGLLIVLEATRRAIGWIVPMLAILFMVHSYYCHLSQSTSLAQLPSWMLPHAGQDLKELATTAFLSSGVFGKAAEVMYKYVFLFVVFGAFLEMSGATQFIIDFAEKIFGRSPGGPAKVSVLGSGLMGSLSGSAVANAVTTGAFTIPMMRSAGFSPTIAGGINAAAASGGALVPPVMGAGAYMMLELVEPQPTFTQIATAAAIPAVLYYLSIYLIVHFYSKKLGVQPASSEDAKRRLNGFEASVFFGALGILIYLLIADFSPFRAVTGSLVFILVASLFRKELPIGLPPRLLAGAAFVGATLYYRFQFAETVEDPNFDQLLGVWLESSILGSFGLLIFGLIHPAWRPQILDAFTKSAKNGTSLVAASACVGIIIAVVQTTGIATAFSSEIKSVVESSLFLALVGIMVCSIVLGMGVPSVVCYLLMATLMGALLKEMGVIPLAAHLFIFYFGMMSMVTPPVALAAYASATIAKAEIMPTSFAAFKFSLVGFTLPFMFVYRPELLLMSNKPEVKFVSVATADGSPDEAELVGELTRFGEPMQNGRVELSTDESTEPTILETDYFGVFRIPAKSGDQWAIDFVNENENRRRLGIVEYQPDRTVPDADGQPTTKLREDPYSSDARVVYNDQRLVLWDVFIQVLAACIGITALAAGITGFLFTNIQPIVRVGMLLAAALLLTPEVRIGGQEIGLYTNLSGTLLFVVTGAINFLRSRNSQPEPSET; this is encoded by the coding sequence TTGAAAGTTCCGCTTGTGTTCGATCGACTCCGTCATGGCTTGGTCATCACGCTTTCGGCCATGCTTTGCCTGTTCACGCTTTACACGGTGAACTTTTGGCAGAACATTTTCGACCAGTTTGAATCTCCATTAGCGATTTTCGTCGGCATTGGGTTGGTGCTCTGTTTCCTGACCTATCCGACCAGCAAGAAGCTCAAAGACACCAAGATCGATTGGGGCATCAACATCGTTTGCATGCTCGCTTCGGTGGTGTGTTGCGGGTTTGTGGTGATTCAAACGGAGTCGATGTTCGAGTCCTTTTGGCTTGATGGGCAGGAACTCGGGCGGCGTGCGGGGGCGTTCACACAGACCGACTTTATTATCGGGATCGTTGGCTTGCTTATCGTGTTGGAAGCGACACGGCGGGCGATCGGCTGGATTGTGCCGATGCTGGCGATCTTGTTCATGGTTCACAGTTATTACTGTCACCTCAGCCAATCCACGTCGTTGGCTCAGTTGCCCTCGTGGATGCTGCCGCACGCCGGGCAAGACTTGAAGGAACTGGCGACGACCGCATTCCTCAGTTCCGGCGTCTTCGGCAAGGCGGCGGAGGTGATGTATAAATATGTGTTTCTGTTCGTTGTGTTCGGGGCGTTTCTGGAAATGTCCGGCGCGACGCAGTTCATCATCGACTTCGCCGAAAAGATTTTCGGTCGCAGCCCCGGCGGACCGGCGAAAGTTTCGGTTCTCGGTAGCGGTTTGATGGGGTCGCTTTCAGGAAGTGCCGTTGCGAATGCCGTGACGACGGGCGCATTCACAATTCCGATGATGCGAAGTGCCGGATTTTCTCCAACGATCGCGGGCGGAATCAATGCGGCGGCCGCGTCGGGTGGGGCGCTCGTTCCGCCGGTGATGGGGGCCGGTGCGTACATGATGCTCGAACTGGTCGAGCCGCAACCGACCTTCACGCAAATCGCCACCGCAGCCGCGATCCCGGCGGTGTTGTATTACCTCTCGATCTATCTAATCGTTCATTTCTACTCGAAGAAACTCGGCGTCCAACCGGCGAGTTCCGAAGACGCCAAGCGACGACTCAACGGGTTTGAAGCCTCTGTGTTCTTCGGTGCACTTGGCATTTTGATTTACTTGCTGATCGCCGACTTCTCCCCGTTCCGAGCCGTCACCGGGTCGTTGGTGTTTATCCTTGTTGCGAGCTTGTTCCGGAAGGAACTGCCAATCGGTTTGCCGCCCCGATTACTGGCCGGTGCCGCCTTCGTGGGAGCGACGTTGTACTACCGCTTCCAATTCGCCGAGACGGTCGAAGACCCGAATTTCGATCAACTTTTGGGCGTGTGGTTGGAGTCGTCTATTTTGGGGTCGTTCGGGTTGTTGATCTTTGGGTTGATCCATCCGGCGTGGCGACCGCAGATTCTTGATGCATTTACGAAGTCCGCAAAAAACGGGACGTCGTTGGTGGCGGCGAGTGCGTGCGTGGGGATCATCATCGCTGTTGTGCAGACGACCGGCATCGCGACCGCGTTCAGCAGTGAAATCAAAAGTGTGGTCGAATCAAGTTTGTTCTTGGCACTCGTCGGGATCATGGTGTGTTCGATCGTGCTCGGCATGGGTGTGCCTTCGGTTGTGTGTTACCTGCTGATGGCGACGCTCATGGGGGCATTGTTGAAAGAGATGGGCGTGATCCCGCTCGCGGCTCACCTCTTTATCTTCTACTTCGGCATGATGAGCATGGTCACACCACCGGTGGCGTTGGCGGCGTATGCGAGTGCGACGATTGCCAAAGCGGAAATCATGCCGACTTCGTTCGCGGCGTTCAAATTCTCGTTGGTCGGTTTCACACTGCCCTTCATGTTCGTGTACCGTCCCGAACTCCTGCTGATGAGCAACAAACCGGAAGTTAAATTCGTCAGCGTAGCGACCGCCGACGGCTCGCCCGATGAAGCCGAACTCGTTGGGGAGTTAACCCGATTCGGCGAACCGATGCAGAACGGCCGCGTGGAACTTTCGACCGACGAATCCACCGAACCGACTATATTGGAAACCGATTACTTCGGCGTGTTCCGTATCCCCGCGAAATCCGGTGATCAGTGGGCGATCGATTTCGTCAATGAAAATGAAAATCGTCGGCGATTGGGCATCGTTGAGTATCAACCGGACCGCACCGTGCCAGACGCCGATGGCCAACCGACGACGAAACTTCGCGAAGACCCCTACTCCAGCGATGCTCGGGTTGTTTACAACGATCAGCGGTTGGTGCTGTGGGACGTGTTCATTCAAGTGCTTGCGGCGTGTATCGGGATCACCGCTTTGGCGGCGGGAATCACCGGGTTTTTGTTCACGAACATTCAGCCGATCGTGCGTGTTGGAATGTTGCTCGCCGCGGCCTTGTTGCTCACGCCCGAAGTCCGCATTGGCGGGCAGGAGATCGGGTTGTACACGAATCTTTCCGGGACGTTGCTGTTTGTCGTTACCGGGGCAATCAATTTTCTGCGGTCTCGAAATTCGCAACCTGAACCGAGTGAAACCTAG
- a CDS encoding TAXI family TRAP transporter solute-binding subunit — MSLTRWFGLVGCFALILGCSGDNGGGDTKFISLGTAPVGGAFNQVGTEIAEALNKSEGEKDWKVQSQTTKGSQENIRKLSSGDIQLALSNSAITYFAVRGEGGFKQKHNTRAVATIAPNVAMFITKADSGIETMQDLKGKTVVCGPAGAGFEMFLEPILKAHGLTFDDFNAKNAGQSDAVELIADNSADAAFLGGAVPTAAISQACSTHDIHFIPYDQAAMESLIDEFPFFQEVTIPQKVYSDLKGDFKSMNTGSMHFVTSADQSEEFIYAITKALWENRKNINHPASKFINEENAARYTGTDFHPGAVKYYKEIGIWQGEDDSTEEPAAEEEPADAETESK, encoded by the coding sequence ATGTCTCTCACCCGTTGGTTTGGTCTGGTTGGTTGTTTTGCATTGATCCTGGGATGTTCCGGTGACAATGGCGGCGGCGACACAAAATTCATCAGCCTGGGAACGGCACCGGTCGGTGGCGCGTTCAACCAAGTTGGTACGGAGATCGCCGAAGCACTCAACAAGTCCGAGGGTGAGAAAGACTGGAAGGTTCAGTCACAGACCACGAAGGGTTCGCAAGAGAACATTCGCAAACTGTCCAGCGGAGACATCCAACTGGCTTTGTCGAATTCGGCGATCACCTATTTCGCTGTTCGCGGTGAAGGTGGATTCAAGCAAAAACACAACACACGGGCCGTCGCCACGATTGCTCCGAATGTCGCCATGTTCATCACCAAGGCGGATTCCGGCATTGAAACGATGCAAGACCTCAAAGGCAAAACGGTTGTCTGCGGTCCCGCAGGAGCCGGTTTCGAAATGTTCTTGGAACCGATTTTGAAAGCTCACGGCCTGACCTTCGACGATTTCAACGCCAAGAACGCCGGTCAAAGTGACGCGGTGGAACTGATCGCCGACAACAGTGCCGACGCCGCCTTCCTCGGTGGAGCCGTTCCAACCGCCGCCATCAGTCAGGCATGCAGCACGCACGACATCCACTTCATCCCTTACGATCAAGCCGCAATGGAAAGCCTGATCGACGAATTCCCGTTCTTTCAAGAAGTCACGATTCCGCAAAAAGTGTATTCCGACCTAAAGGGTGACTTCAAAAGCATGAACACCGGGTCGATGCACTTCGTGACATCCGCCGATCAATCGGAGGAGTTTATCTACGCCATCACCAAGGCTCTTTGGGAAAATCGGAAGAACATCAACCACCCGGCGAGCAAGTTCATCAACGAGGAAAACGCCGCTCGTTACACCGGGACTGACTTCCACCCGGGCGCTGTGAAATACTACAAAGAAATCGGCATCTGGCAGGGCGAAGACGACTCCACTGAGGAACCAGCAGCCGAAGAAGAACCCGCCGACGCCGAAACCGAATCGAAGTAA
- a CDS encoding PASTA domain-containing protein, producing the protein MSRTLNQWATITFGCLLVNTVLVPAILNAQGAPANGAAPPANDARLDQLLSDWARESAKVTKLKGEHHRFVYDKVFKVEKRSKGVFYYEAPSKGRIDIKPVDVEGQTARRAGPDGQPFQLKADRAERWICDGERIWQIDEVKKQMDVFPIPPQNQGRNIMDGPMPFLFGMPKEKAKARYRLKLVAENQQFATIEALPKWQIDAQNWQKAQIILDKKIFLPKAVQLVDPAGNLETVYTFDDMSVNTFNAGLLQKLFPEKNPFVPDQKGYMVKAHDPNAGQQVAANPPPQGPIVPNVVNFPWKDAKELLTKAGYTVKMQPGKIAPQKVANFVTYEQDPPAKTPLQKGGMVTITVYVAEGMVPNVIGQQWKAAGAELQAAGYKVKYLPGDPPPQPNMLYHIYAQTPSAGQKLAAGEEIELKVYNAPQAAAKP; encoded by the coding sequence ATGAGCAGGACGCTCAACCAATGGGCCACAATCACGTTCGGTTGCCTTCTTGTGAATACCGTGTTGGTGCCGGCGATCCTCAATGCGCAGGGTGCCCCCGCGAATGGGGCGGCTCCTCCAGCCAACGATGCTCGGTTAGACCAACTTCTCAGTGATTGGGCCCGTGAGTCCGCGAAGGTCACGAAGCTCAAGGGTGAGCATCACCGGTTTGTCTACGACAAAGTCTTCAAAGTCGAGAAACGCTCGAAAGGGGTCTTCTACTACGAAGCTCCTTCGAAAGGTCGGATTGATATCAAACCGGTCGATGTGGAAGGACAAACCGCCCGCCGAGCCGGTCCCGATGGTCAACCATTCCAGCTGAAAGCCGATCGCGCGGAACGGTGGATTTGCGACGGAGAGCGAATCTGGCAAATCGACGAAGTCAAAAAACAAATGGATGTCTTCCCGATTCCGCCACAGAATCAAGGACGGAATATCATGGACGGCCCGATGCCGTTCTTGTTCGGGATGCCCAAGGAAAAGGCGAAAGCACGCTACCGTCTTAAGTTGGTTGCCGAAAACCAACAATTCGCCACCATCGAAGCCCTGCCGAAATGGCAAATCGATGCCCAGAACTGGCAGAAGGCGCAGATCATTCTCGACAAGAAGATCTTCCTGCCCAAAGCGGTGCAACTTGTCGATCCGGCTGGCAATTTGGAAACGGTCTACACCTTCGACGACATGAGCGTGAACACCTTCAACGCCGGACTGCTTCAAAAGCTGTTCCCGGAGAAGAACCCGTTCGTGCCGGATCAGAAGGGTTACATGGTCAAGGCCCATGATCCGAATGCCGGTCAACAAGTTGCGGCTAACCCACCGCCGCAAGGCCCGATCGTGCCCAATGTGGTCAACTTCCCTTGGAAGGATGCGAAGGAACTTCTGACAAAAGCCGGCTACACCGTCAAAATGCAGCCTGGCAAAATTGCTCCGCAGAAAGTCGCCAACTTCGTAACCTACGAGCAAGACCCGCCAGCGAAAACACCATTGCAGAAAGGCGGCATGGTGACGATTACCGTCTACGTCGCTGAGGGAATGGTGCCCAACGTGATCGGCCAACAGTGGAAAGCGGCCGGGGCCGAACTGCAAGCTGCAGGATACAAGGTGAAATACCTTCCCGGTGATCCCCCACCGCAACCTAACATGCTGTACCACATTTACGCACAAACGCCGTCAGCAGGACAGAAGCTGGCTGCGGGTGAGGAAATTGAACTGAAAGTCTACAACGCTCCTCAAGCAGCCGCGAAACCGTAG